The following are from one region of the Aspergillus chevalieri M1 DNA, chromosome 1, nearly complete sequence genome:
- the NOG2 gene encoding putative GTPase NOG2 (COG:S;~EggNog:ENOG410PFCP;~InterPro:IPR024929,IPR012971,IPR030378,IPR027417, IPR006073,IPR023179;~PFAM:PF08153,PF01926;~go_component: GO:0005730 - nucleolus [Evidence IEA];~go_function: GO:0005525 - GTP binding [Evidence IEA]) — translation MGTGKKEATRKERQGKNGDGMGNVRTKGENFYRDAKKLRTLNMFKDGKAKHDKYGNVTQAASYQSKDAPTARIEPNRKWFGNTRVISQEALSSFREAVAERASDPYQVLLKTNKLPMSLIRDNGNVNGLKQHEAKMAIESAPFNDTFGPKAQRKRVKLGVSTLEDLAGETAKVQDAYLEKQDQGTHADGSAAVAGDVPVAEDDGTASTAPTARESVFSKGQSKRIWNELYKVIDSSDVVLHVLDARDPEGTRCRSIEKYIREEAPHKHLIFVLNKCDLVPTGVAAAWVRHLSKDYPTLAFHASINNSFGKGSLIQLLRQFSSLHSDRKQVSVGFIGYPNSGKSSIINTLRKKKVCTVAPIPGETKVWQYITLMRRIYLIDCPGVVPPNQNDTEEDILLRGVVRVENVENPEQYIPAVLKKVQPKHLERTYGVKNVDDPIEFLSVLARKGGRLLKGGEPDLDGVAKMVINDFLRGKIPWFTPPPHGSGEENDGIDGRQGKLGEMGRKRKLDESGSEPADAPEKPSKESKSAENEDDFEGFSDDDSNDSIANLEISDEESGEEND, via the exons ATGGGTacaggaaagaaagaggccACTCGTAAAGAGCGGCAGGGGAAGAATGGAGATGGTATGGGAAATGTCAGGACCAAGGGTGAAAACTTCTACAG AGATGCGAAGAAGTTGAGGACATTGAACATGTTCAAGGATGGAAAGGCGAAGCATGACAAGTACGGAAATGTCACCCAGGCCGCTTCGTATCAATCGAAAGATGCCCCCACGGCGCGGATCGAGCCCAACCGTAAATGGTTTGGGAACACCAGAGTCATCTCGCAGGAGGCTTTGTCCTCTTTCCGTGAAGCAGTTGCGGAGCGCGCTTCCGATCCCTACCAAGTTCTGCTGAAAACCAACAAACTTCCCATGAGTCTGATCCGGGATAACGGAAATGTCAATGGGCTGAAGCAGCATGAGGCCAAGATGGCCATCGAGAGTGCGCCTTTCAATGACACTTTTGGTCCCAAGGCTCAGCGGAAGCGTGTTAAGTTGGGTGTGTCGACTCTCGAAGACCTTGCTGGTGAGACTGCAAAGGTGCAGGATGCCTACCTCGAGAAGCAAGATCAAGGGACGCACGCAGATGGtagtgctgctgttgctggtgaTGTCCCGGTGGCTGAAGACGACGGAACTGCGAGCACAGCACCAACCGCTCGGGAATCTGTTTTCTCAAAGGGACAAAGCAAGCGTATCTGGAACGAACTTTACAAGGTCATCGATTCCTCGGATGTTGTCCTCCATGTTCTCGATGCCCGTGACCCAGAAGGCACGCGGTGCAGAAGTATCGAGAAGTACATTCGCGAGGAAGCTCCCCATAAGCATCTGATATTTGTGCTTAACAAGTGTGACCTCGTGCCCACAGGTGTTGCT GCGGCTTGGGTACGACATCTCTCAAAGGATTATCCTACGCTTGCGTTTCATGCATCGATCAACAACTCCTTCGGTAAAGGATCTTTGATCCAACTTCTCCGTCAATTCTCGTCTTTGCACTCCGACCGCAAGCAGGTTTCTGTAGGGTTTATTGGATATCCGAACAGTGGAAAGTCTTCCATTATCAACACTttgcggaagaagaaggtgtgCACGGTTGCTCCTATTCCTGGTGAAACCAAGGTTTGGCAGTATATCACCTTGATGAGAAGGATTTACCTCATTGATTGCCCTGGTGTGGTCCCCCCCAACCAGAATGACACCGAAGAAGACATTTTGCTTCGTGGTGTCGTTCGTGTGGAAAATGTCGAGAACCCTGAACAGTACATTCCGGCCGTTCTCAAAAAGGTCCAGCCCAAGCATCTCGAGCGTACTTACGGTGTGAAGAACGTTGATGATCCGATCGAATTCCTGAGTGTGCTTGCGCGCAAGGGCGGCAGACTTCTCAAGGGAGGCGAACCTGACCTTGACGGTGTTGCCAAGATGGTCATTAACGACTTCCTCCGTGGAAAGATCCCTTGGTTCACTCCACCGCCACATGGATCTGGCGAAGAAAACGACGGTATTGATGGTCGTCAAGGCAAGCTCGGAGAGATGGGTCGGAAGCGAAAGCTTGATGAATCTGGTTCTGAGCCTGCCGATGCCCCTGAGAAGCCCTCCAAGGAGTCCAAGTCTGCAGAAAATGAGGACGATTTTGAAGGTTTCAGTGATGACGACTCCAATGACTCCATTGCAAACCTCGAAATCAGTGACGAAGAGAGCGGCGAGGAGAATGACTGA
- a CDS encoding uncharacterized protein (COG:S;~EggNog:ENOG410PR6M) produces MSFLRNCRTAGVQVRGFASSTSLRVGPESPNFIDVPRTIQPELPSKRRVKGTLPVPRELFPTRRTDKPSKAYIKDATPLPTNQTPIDPNDPHAEYIESKRRMADMRRRNLRQGLKELHQRKRRTDWSMMERSLEKQRRREEIFQQPERLDESLTRPSVVQGMQPTRTAVLPDPDREIRLAESRARTEAVNTQKKMEREEALQTLYMNARNFITTEEQLAAEIERVFPDGYNPEFTNDTFQGENIWNKGAPTSVQSIVNDSRRNEVARWDTIQDRVKKLGEELTGGKL; encoded by the coding sequence ATGTCTTTCCTCCGCAACTGCCGGACTGCCGGTGTGCAAGTCCGTGGCTTTGCCTCGTCCACTTCATTGCGAGTCGGCCCTGAGTCTCCCAATTTCATCGACGTCCCGCGGACTATCCAGCCTGAATTGCCTTCGAAACGCCGTGTGAAGGGTACGCTACCGGTGCCTCGAGAACTCTTCCCCACTCGGCGAACGGACAAACCATCCAAGGCTTACATTAAGGATGCGACCCCCCTCCCCACCAACCAGACCCCAATCGACCCGAACGATCCCCATGCGGAGTACATCGAATCGAAGCGGCGCATGGCCGACATGAGAAGGAGGAACCTCCGCCAAGGTCTCAAAGAACTACACCAGCGTAAGAGGCGGACCGACTGGAGCATGATGGAGCGCAGTCTGGAGAAGCAGAGACGACGAGAAGAAATCTTCCAACAGCCGGAACGACTGGACGAGAGTTTGACTCGTCCATCTGTAGTGCAGGGTATGCAGCCTACCCGGACAGCTGTGCTGCCGGACCCGGATCGGGAGATACGTCTTGCGGAGTCTCGAGCACGGACGGAGGCTGTGAACACGCAGAAGAAAATGGAACGAGAGGAAGCGCTTCAGACGCTGTACATGAACGCACGGAACTTCATCACGACGGAAGAGCAACTGGCTGCAGAGATTGAGCGGGTGTTCCCCGACGGGTACAACCCGGAGTTCACCAACGACACCTTCCAGGGAGAGAACATTTGGAACAAGGGAGCACCAACCTCCGTGCAGTCGATTGTCAACGATTCCCGAAGGAACGAGGTTGCCCGGTGGGATACCATTCAGGACCGCGTCAAGAAGCTTGGCGAGGAGCTTACTGGAGGAAAACTGTGA
- a CDS encoding putative GPI anchored cell wall protein (COG:S;~EggNog:ENOG410PQ3Z;~InterPro:IPR018620;~PFAM:PF09792), with translation MKNFVTVAAFAAGANALVGRSSSCCFSLNASGGASGTLGQLSDGQNRIGDDSLSPAQYCIDSNGAITDGNGRGCILTPPTTQFQCDEGATPTPGFSINSQGQLEYQGSTKFVACETGQNNGLNVYTEESDAVSQCKDVTLAADSCSGSGSGSGASSSAAPSSPAPRPTSSVPVVSVSTPAVSSPAASPSSEAPVGSGSAPAPSESASASPSSSQVVVPVSPAPGSSKPKTTVWTTVTSYECSSQSTPVVPVETPSGPQSQTVPGTPGVPGGSQPSGTPGVPGGSQPSGPAGTTPVVPGGSQPSGTPGVPGGSQPSGPAGTTPVVPGGSQPSGTPGVPGGSQPSGPAGTTPVVPGGSQPSESAQPSGPAGTTPVVPGGSQPSESAQPSGTASSSQPSGTSTGSQPSGSASGSCPTNLNGEYTAPHLIIPVDSSSPDTAPGTSYNGTISSSKTTLYNFDVPQSYADKTCSLVFLFPKQEDLETSAFTFSGDGKIDFASLESAVTTDTSYSNMPSVKEDYGVTAVAPGNSYVISTFSCPAGEAVSYEMKNAGSTYLDFFEDYNPSPIGLYITTC, from the exons ATGAAGAACTTCGTTACCGTCGCGGCTTTCGCTGCTGGTGCCAATGCCCTCGTTGGCAGGAGCAGCAGCTGCTGCTTCAGCTTGAACGCTTCTGGCGGTGCTTCTGGCACCCTTGGCCAGCTTTCTGACGGTCAGAACCGTATTGGTGATGACAGCCTGAGCCCTGCTCAGTACTGCATCGACTCCAACGGCGCCATCACTGATGGTAACGGCCGAGGCTGCATCTTGACTC CCCCAACCACTCAGTTCCAGTGTGACGAGGGTGCCACCCCCACTCCCGGCTTCTCCATCAACTCGCAGGGCCAGCTCGAATACCAGGGCAGCACCAAGTTCGTCGCCTGTGAGACTGGTCAGAACAATGGTCTGAACGTTTACACTGAGGAGAGCGACGCTGTCAGCCAGTGCAAGGACGTCACTCTCGCTGCTGACTCTTGCTCGGGATccggctctggctctggcgcCAGCTCTTCGGCTGCTCCCTCTTCGCCTGCTCCCAGGCCTACCAGCTCGGTCCCGGTTGTGTCTGTCTCGACTCCTGCTGTTTCGTCTCCTGCCGCTTCGCCTAGCAGCGAGGCCCCTGTCGGCAGTGGCTCGGCTCCTGCCCCTAGCGAGTCTGCCTCTGCTTCTCCCAGCAGCTCCCAGGTCGTTGTTCCCGTCTCCCCGGCTCCTGGCTCTTCCAAGCCTAAGACCACTGTCTGGACCACTGTGACTTCCTACGAGTGCAGCTCTCAGTCTACTCCCGTTGTTCCCGTTGAGACTCCCTCtggtcctcaatctcagaccGTTCCCGGTACCCCTGGTGTCCCTGGTGGATCTCAGCCTTCTGGCACTCCTGGTGTTCCTGGCGGTTCCCAGCCCTCTGGCCCCGCTGGTACTACTCCCGTTGTCCCTGGTGGATCTCAGCCTTCTGGCACTCCTGGTGTTCCTGGTGGTTCTCAGCCCTCTGGCCCCGCTGGTACTACTCCCGTTGTCCCTGGTGGATCTCAGCCTTCTGGCACTCCTGGTGTTCCTGGTGGTTCTCAGCCCTCTGGCCCCGCTGGTACTACTCCCGTTGTCCCTGGTGGTTCTCAGCCTTCTGAGTCCGCTCAGCCCTCTGGCCCCGCTGGTACTACCCCCGTTGTTCCCGGCGGTTCTCAGCCTTCCGAGTCTGCCCAGCCCTCTGGTACTGCCTCCAGCTCTCAGCCCTCGGGAACCTCTACTGGATCTCAGCCTTCCGGAAGTGCCTCTGGCAGCTGCCCTACTAACCTCAACGGCGAGTACACCGCTCCTCACCTGATCATCCCTGTCGACTCTTCGTCTCCCGACACCGCCCCTGGCACTTcttacaacggcaccattTCGTCGTCGAAGACCACCCTGTACAACTTCGACGTCCCCCAGTCCTACGCCGACAAGACCTGCAgccttgtcttcctcttccccaaGCAGGAGGATCTCGAGACCTCTGCCTTCACTTTCAGCGGTGACGGCAAGATTGACTTCGCTTCTCTCGAGTCGGCTGTGACTACCGACACCAGCTACAGCAACATGCCCAGCGTCAAGGAGGACTACGGTGTCACCGCTGTCGCTCCCGGCAACTCCTACGTCATCTCCACCTTCTCTTGCCCCGCTGGTGAGGCCGTCAGCTATGAGATGAAGAACGCTGGCAGCACCTACCTCGACTTCTTCGAGGACTACAACCCCTCTCCTATCGGTCTCTACATCACCACCTGCTAA
- a CDS encoding phosphatase PAP2 family protein (COG:I;~EggNog:ENOG410PMFW;~InterPro:IPR036938,IPR043216,IPR000326;~PFAM:PF01569;~TransMembrane:6 (i20-40o67-91i125-144o195-212i224-243o255-273i);~go_function: GO:0008195 - phosphatidate phosphatase activity [Evidence IEA];~go_process: GO:0006644 - phospholipid metabolic process [Evidence IEA]): MDHLPSKLPFSKRRLRPRIIISYILDYVILVACIVGFYILDSVEPFHQPFSLENISLKYPYAVHETIPMPAALCISGLIPLVTIAIYTLFVDGLFSHNKPRNPASGKKKLTGPYRLKDRLWEFNCGFLGLLLSQGLAFVITQVLKNACGKPRPDIIDRCQPNVTQDPQPFGLSNYTICTGDPEILKDGFKSWPSGHSSSSFAGLFYLSLWLSGKLHIMDNRGEAWKSLLVMVPILGAMLVAVTRIMDARHHPFDVITGSFLGIVCASVSYRQYFPSLSEPWKKGRAYPIRTWGSEPANPFDDSNRPPSEYRESTAALRNPTEERLGESLTVPPAQEPPRYPTPSAYSTPTPVNPYTHNTFHQRRQHEHDGDWSSSSEDLADGYEMQHGYMRTQNPGLSTTPLPQYEVDTSYHRPTEPPMVPGVSALHSPPGVVTSGHGRA, from the exons ATGGACCACCTTCCCTCCAAGCTGCCATTTTCCAAGCGGCGGTTACGACCTCGCATTATCATTTCATATATTCTCGACTATGTGATCCTTGT TGCCTGTATCGTCGGCTTCTACATTCTCGATTCCGTTGAACCCTTCCATCAACCGTTCTCCCTCGAAAACATCTCCCTGAAATACCCCTATGCCGTTCATGAGACGATTCCGATGCCCGCGGCCCTGTGCATATCCGGACTGATCCCCCTCGTTACCATTGCCATCTACACGCTGTTCGTCGATGGGCTGTTCTCCCACAATAAACCCAGGAACCCCGCGtcggggaagaagaagttgaCCGGACCATACCGATTGAAAGACCGACTGTGGGAGTTCAACTGCGGCTTTCTGGGCCTGTTACTCTCGCAAGGTCTCGCGTTTGTGATCACCCAAGTGCTGAAAAACGCCTGCGGTAAGCCACGACCGGATATCATCGATCGCTGCCAGCCGAACGTGACACAGGACCCCCAGCCGTTTGGTTTGTCGAACTATACCATCTGCACGGGCGATCCAGAGATTCTGAAGGATGGGTTTAAGTCGTGGCCATCCGGGCATAGCAGTTCGTCGTTTGCGGGGTTGTTCTACTTGTCGTTGTGGTTGTCTGGGAAGTTGCATATCATGGATAACCGGGGAGAGGCCTGGAAGTCACTGTTGGTGATGGTTCCCATTTTGGGTGCGATGCTTGTCGCAGTCACGCGGATTATGGACGCCAGACACCATCCGTTCGATGTGATTACGGGGTCGTTTCTGGGCATTGTTTGCGCCTCTGTTTCCTACCGCCAGTATTTCCCTTCGCTCAGCGAGCCTTGGAAAAAGGGACGGGCATATCCGATTCGCACATGGGGCAGTGAGCCGGCTAACCCATTCGACGACTCCAATCGTCCTCCCTCCGAGTATCGCGAGAGCACCGCCGCTCTTCGAAACCCGACTGAAGAGCGACTGGGCGAGTCCCTTACCGTGCCTCCTGCGCAAGAGCCCCCTCGCTACCCTACTCCGTCCGCATACTCGACTCCGACCCCGGTCAATCCTTATACCCATAATACCTTCCACCAACGTCGCCAGCATGAGCATGATGGGGATTGGTCGTCGAGCAGCGAGGACCTCGCGGATGGTTACGAGATGCAGCATGGATACATGCGGACGCAGAACCCGGGTCTGAGCACCACTCCACTTCCACAGTATGAGGTCGACACTTCATATCACCGTCCGACAGAGCCGCCTATGGTGCCGGGTGTTAGCGCCTTGCATTCGCCTCCGGGTGTTGTGACTTCTGGGCATGGACGGGCATGA
- a CDS encoding uncharacterized protein (COG:S;~EggNog:ENOG410PQBV;~TransMembrane:4 (i12-29o41-58i70-90o139-162i)): protein MIGSLFFIFDRLVEIVFLIPIIGMLAYFIDGFLKANQITPVYILVLFIVSVIAVFWCFDTMIRHATTKRSAIFVSFVDLLFFGAFIAGVYELRFIANANCGNWHGDGEYASLGPFGLYGAQTGNPLAKDMNKTCAMLKASFAMGIMEVIFFFWSAIWALWIWRGQPRPVARKEVSSSSSRRRSHSSRRGHGSRARSSSRRPHYVV from the exons ATGATCGGAAGCttgttcttcatcttcgaccGGCTGGTCGAGATCGTCTTCTTGATCCCGATCATTGGAATGCTG GCCTACTTCATCGACGGATTCCTCAAAGCCAACCAAATCACCCCAGTCTACATCCTCGTTCTCTTCATCGTCAGCGTCATCGCCGTCTTCTGGTGCTTCGACACGATGATCCGCCACGCCACCACAAAGCGCTCCGCGATCTTCGTCTCCTTTGTGgacctcctcttcttcggcgcCTTCATCGCGGGCGTCTACGAACTGCGCTTCATCGCAAACGCCAACTGCGGCAACTGGCACGGCGACGGCGAATACGCCTCGCTGGGTCCGTTCGGGCTCTATGGCGCACAGACAGGGAACCCGCTGGCGAAGGATATGAACAAGACCTGTGCGATGCTGAAGGCGAGCTTTGCGATGGGGATCATGGAGGtgattttcttcttctggtcGGCGATCTGGGCGCTATGGATCTGGAGAGGTCAGCCTAGGCCCGTGGCGAGGAAGGAGGTTAGttcgtcgtcgtcgaggCGCAGGAGTCATAGTAGTCGGCGGGGACATGGCAGTCGGGCGAGGAGCTCGAGCCGGCGGCCACATTACGTCGTCTAG
- the hxB gene encoding putative molybdenum cofactor sulfurase protein (HxB) (COG:H;~EggNog:ENOG410PHRF;~InterPro:IPR015424,IPR005302,IPR005303,IPR028886, IPR000192,IPR015421,IPR015422;~PFAM:PF03476,PF00266,PF03473;~go_function: GO:0003824 - catalytic activity [Evidence IEA];~go_function: GO:0008265 - Mo-molybdopterin cofactor sulfurase activity [Evidence IEA];~go_function: GO:0030151 - molybdenum ion binding [Evidence IEA];~go_function: GO:0030170 - pyridoxal phosphate binding [Evidence IEA];~go_process: GO:0006777 - Mo-molybdopterin cofactor biosynthetic process [Evidence IEA]), whose translation MKDQGRGKGDYVPEYSHGYSEDIDVIRDREYPLLKDTTYLDHAGTTLYPKSLIESFSRDLTANLFGNPHSMSPSSQLSTHRVDDIRLRALRFFNADPEEFDLVFVANATAAIKLVAESLRDSTPQGFWYGYHLDAHTSLVGVRELAGMGNRCFITDSEVDTWISELSTVQAKTPKLFAYPAQSNGNGRRLPFRWCEEIRRASGGDANVYTLLDAASFVSTAPLDLSDSTSAPDFTALSFYKIFGFPDLGALIVRKSAGYVFGQRRYFGGGTVDMVLTAGIQWHAEKESSIHDCLEDGTLPFHSIIALDSAFDIHSRLYGTMANVSSHTRFLAKRLYDRLFSLAHPNGVRVCQFYKSPASNYDDPFTQGPIVSFNLRNSQGGWVGKTEVERLATVKDIQIRSGSLCNPGGTAHSLGWAGTDLRRQYSSGLRCGDDHDVMDGRPTGMLRVSLGAMTNMKDIDTIVGFIEEFYVEKAIDFSVPFPVPGVSLPQQTGFYVESLSVYPIKSCGAFKVPDGKRWEIRREGLAWDREWCLVHQGTGATLNQKKYPRMALIQPLIDLDHGVLRITCGGMVSPGRKSLEVSLFRDDTSLVCTSLCQSSKKSSNVCGDQVVVQAYSTPEVASFFSDFLGVPCTLARFPPQSSNHRYSKSSRLSSTSLKQAFKKFIMPGSFPPDAVSAPEHNNNPILLSNESPILLISRSSVNRLNETIKANAKKDAHGNPITPTNKPRKAVAADVFRSNIVVAENVSQPRNAEQPYIEDNWSSLKIGPGQLRLDVMGSCQRCQMVCIDQMTGVKGDEPLSTLAKTRKVGGKTYFGRHVCLSVGEMGEMSEGGGDGEGKTVMVGDRVVPVYDGHE comes from the exons ATGAAGGACCAAGGTCGAGGTAAAGGGGATTACGTCCCAGAATACAGCCATGGCTATTCGGAGGATATCGACGTCATCCGGGACCGGGAGTATCCTTTGCTCAAGG ATACGACCTATCTGGACCATGCGGGTACGACGTTGTATCCCAAGTCGTTGATCGAGTCCTTCTCTCGCGACCTCACCGCGAATCTCTTCGGGAATCCTCATTCGATGTCGCCCTCGTCTCAGCTTTCTACTCATCGTGTGGATGATATTCGTCTGCGTGCGCTGCGGTTTTTTAATGCGGATCCGGAGGAGTTTGATCTGGTGTTTGTGGCGAATGCTACGGCTGCCATCAAGCTTGTTGCTGAGTCGCTGAGGGATTCGACGCCTCAGGGTTTCTGGTATGGATATCATCTCGATGCGCATACGAGTCTGGTCGGGGTGCGCGAGTTGGCGGGCATGGGGAATAGATGTTTCATTACGGATTCGGAGGTCGACACGTGGATCTCGGAACTGAGTACTGTCCAAGCGAAGACGCCCAAACTGTTTGCGTATCCGGCACAGTCGAATGGGAATGGTCGGCGGCTGCCTTTCCGATGGTGTGAGGAGATACGGAGGGCTAGTGGAGGCGATGCAAATGTCTATACGCTTCTTGATGCGGCATCGTTTGTCTCGACCGCTCCGCTTGATTTGAGTGATTCGACCAGTGCGCCGGACTTCACGGCGCTTAGCTTCTACAAGATTTTTGGATTCCCTGACCTCGGGGCATTGATCGTCCGGAAGAGTGCCGGTTATGTCTTTGGACAGCGCAGGTATTTTGGAGGCGGCACGGTGGATATGGTCCTGACAGCAGGGATTCAGTGGCATGCGGAGAAGGAGTCTTCGATTCATGACTGTTTGGAAGATGGGACTCTCCCGTTCCATTCAATCATCGCATTGGACTCCGCGTTTGACATCCATAGCCGGCTCTATGGCACCATGGCCAATGTCTCCTCTCATACTCGCTTTCTGGCAAAGCGACTGTATGACCGCTTGTTCTCGTTGGCGCATCCGAACGGTGTAAGGGTTTGTCAGTTCTACAAGTCACCCGCATCCAACTACGACGATCCGTTCACGCAAGGCCCAATTGTTTCATTCAACCTGCGCAATAGCCAGGGTGGATGGGTTGGCAAGACTGAAGTGGAACGACTGGCTACCGTGAAAGATATTCAGATCCGATCTGGATCGCTTTGCAACCCTGGAGGCACGGCACATAGTCTCGGCTGGGCCGGGACGGATTTGCGGCGGCAGTATTCGTCTGGTCTTCGCTGCGGTGATGATCACGACGTGATGGATGGACGACCGACGGGGATGCTGAGGGTTAGTCTCGGCGCGATGACGAACATGAAAGATATCGACACCATCGTTGGATTCATTGAGGAGTTCTATGTCGAGAAGGCTATCGACTTCAGCGTACCGTTCCCTGTTCCTGGTGTCAGTCTGCCCCAGCAAACCGGCTTCTACGTCGAGAGCCTCTCAGTATATCCGATCAAGAGCTGCGGAGCTTTCAAAGTCCCGGATGGCAAGCGCTGGGAGATCAGACGTGAAGGTCTTGCGTGGGATCGAGAGTGGTGTCTCGTGCACCAAGGCACAGGCGCAACACTCAACCAGAAGAAATACCCGCGCATGGCCCTCATCCAGCCCTTAATCGACCTTGATCATGGCGTCCTCCGGATAACCTGCGGGGGCATGGTTTCGCCAGGCCGGAAGAGCCTGGAAGTTTCCCTCTTCCGCGACGACACAAGTCTAGTGTGCACATCATTATGCCAAAGCTCGAAGAAATCCTCCAACGTCTGCGGAGATCAGGTAGTCGTGCAGGCCTATTCCACACCAGAAGTagcctctttcttctccgaCTTCCTTGGCGTCCCATGCACGCTCGCCCGTTTCCCGCCCCAATCGTCGAACCACCGGTACTCAAAATCAAGCCGACTCTCCTCAACCAGCTTGAAACAAGCGTTCAAGAAATTCATCATGCCGGGCTCTTTTCCCCCGGATGCCGTATCAGCACCAGaacacaacaacaacccaatCCTCCTCTCCAACGAAAGccccatcctcctcatctcccGCTCGTCAGTAAACCGTCTCAATGAAACCATCAAAGCCAATGCCAAAAAAGACGCTCACGGCAACCCCATAACACCAACCAACAAACCCAGAAAAGCCGTCGCAGCGGACGTCTTCCGGAGCAACATCGTCGTCGCCGAAAACGTTTCCCAACCCCGGAACGCGGAACAGCCGTATATCGAGGATAACTGGTCTTCTTTGAAAATAGGGCCTGGTCAGCTCCGTTTGGATGTTATGGGTTCTTGTCAGCGGTGCCAGATGGTATGTATTGATCAGATGACGGGGGTGAAGGGGGATGAGCCGTTGTCGACGCTGGCGAAGACGAGGAAAGTTGGTGGAAAGACTTATTTTGGGAGGCATGTTTGTCTTTCGGTTGGGGAGATGGGTGAGATGAGTGAGGGTGGTGGAGATGGGGAGGGGAAGACGGTTATGGTTGGCGATAGAGTTGTTCCGGTTTATGATGGGCATGAGtga
- a CDS encoding mitochondrial 54S ribosomal protein mL59 (COG:S;~EggNog:ENOG410PQ04;~InterPro:IPR037507,IPR040922;~PFAM:PF18126;~go_component: GO:0005762 - mitochondrial large ribosomal subunit [Evidence IEA];~go_function: GO:0003735 - structural constituent of ribosome [Evidence IEA]) — MATTGLVSNLPQRLRNFFARYPPQIYSAAVAPRPPTTQAPTASDQTTAIANTPSQLEHLQSQSPETTSPYTPNRDAKGHKRPDPKLFSPSRALLHNNDPSHPNPFLPQKNVRTGKWIGPRIGLRRQAELVKMAIKYDVEGLLPVGRKSTEFKETRRAERGGLAVKGTGVGQKVKGHKWERTMEARLEDRRKAMMEMPEMIRLWKQRGHGRGWKQWPRR, encoded by the exons ATGGCTACCACCGGCCTGGTGAGCAACCTCCCCCAACGCCTCCGCAACTTCTTCGCCCGCTACCCACCCCAAATCTACTCTGCAGCGGTAGCACCACGCCCCCCCACAACACAAGCACCGACAGCCTCGGACCAAACGACCGCAATCGCAAACACTCCCTCCCAACTCGAACACCTCCAATCCCAATCCCCCGAGACAACATCCCCCTACACCCCCAATCGCGACGCCAAGGGCCACAAACGCCCGGACCCAAAGctcttctccccctcccgCGCCCTCCTGCACAATAACGACCCCTCGCACCCGAACCCGTTCCTGCCGCAGAAGAACGTCCGGACGGGAAAATGGATCGGGCCGCGGATTGGCCTGCGAAGGCAGGCGGAGCTCGTCAAGATGGCGATCAAGTATGATGTGGAGGGGCTGTTGCCGGTGGGAAGGAAGTCGACGGAGTTTAAGGAGACGAGGAGGGCGGAAAGAGGTGGATTGGCGGTTAAGGGGACGGGTGTTGGGCAGAAGGTCAAGGGTCATAAGTGGGAGAGGACTATGGAGGCGAGGTTGGAGGATCGCAGGAAGGCGATGATGGAGATGCCGGAGATGATTCGGTTGTGGAAGCAG AGAGGACACGGTCGTGGCTGGAAGCAGTGGCCCAGACGATAA